The following proteins are co-located in the Hippoglossus stenolepis isolate QCI-W04-F060 chromosome 23, HSTE1.2, whole genome shotgun sequence genome:
- the arhgef11 gene encoding rho guanine nucleotide exchange factor 11 isoform X2, whose protein sequence is MSLRQPTSTLDSPFAAWLSSLTIGDSERKSSATQQREPPPDIPLETTGPGLVQRCVVVQKDQLGFGFTVCGERVKLVQNVRPGGAAVKAGVQEGDRIIKVNGSLVSSMSHQEVVKLIKSGPYVALTLQGPPPSAASLPLEPLHTDLTPNHRTSLGGEAPPPPPPPLPSGLSSNPSQRITGPKPLQDPEVQKHATQILRKMLEQEEAELQDLMEEHSRSPSAALEERIESAKRRAHQVRVKIQQDVEGTRSESIASYVIAGEGRQSVDVSEGDVEAFESPHSSPSSSFRTPLHRRQSSDTHTLSDSGGKAQIIGPEEEDEEDDGYAFNEMDGPFQDIELLKSRPAHMTVFMRYVFTQLLDPNPLLFYLSVEAYLGSSPKDARALAPQICSHFLDPDAPLKIKVREEFLTDIESRLHAQEDIRGPLSELQQLVLPDIQDQIQDYRNKQMMGLGSLFGEGDLQHLDGDPAKERQVVDRQVTALWEILSKHEEDRSSPLASAVLLYLRHSGIKLRDSKVFPGLSTEKEKWLAFLKTKKLSGTKKEKEKDGEDKKRNPILKYIGKPRSTSQSTFHVPLSPNEVRPGSVRNIIQQFENHTETTGEEGGDAADTPRLSSSSLGEDSMDSPTVSVRLARSESLKAQGEGRRRGVASATESVPRSRSDVDMEDCGEEREGPGLRPLQHSASSSASSSSARSLENPTPPYTPRSRRRSVDSPLALLPDAAALEEEVCDGQNWQDTVSPQLLARLSPKEVDRQAVIYELFTTEASHLRTLRVLDQVFFQKMRSVLNSDELACIFPNLPQVYELHASLCEAMKKRREAPIVQDIGDVMLARFEGAAGDEFQEQASQLCSQQSQAVELIKNKKRKDPRFAHIIQECEASPHCRRLQLKDLLVSEMQRITKYPLLLDNIMKHTEAGSSDLPSLQRAQACCRGILQVVNEVVGETEHRQRLSQYQRRLDAAPQFKSLDLTTKRMIHEGPLTWKVSKDKQIEIQALLLSDCLVLLQRGPDDRLQLRYPSRWLGGGSVGGSGDSKTSFSPVVKLDSLLVRPVATDNKALYIISTTERQIYELVAGTSSEKNTWKDLLEKTVSSADGSSPLINHGCIPIPSPSTRSASPVSTSSNVYADNSLTEQSVSMETHSSNDMALSDNTPMDQSGAFICGERRTVCVAEAALQDVETLRRLIIRDLEEDGWSHDSDDTPTNETANEGSSLSERQRPESLETILNFSTSDWEAEPEEVPPSDADPPCVQVVRTAVVAGPPPSSSSVPDGITDDVALPSDQSSKLRGEASTQGNTFYLVMPTELGESVSDDLIDPPAACHFPQPREEVTSPQMQPEEEEAPACGPEPNQSEATRQEQEDETGPSQAGHQSNVIKNVDEIFHTIEGLMSKLRHLKEIEKDHHKLLKTITELSVNQESEDQQCHSATVSRTPSLDRGSGDVKEVSAAEPKIQSTGF, encoded by the exons CCCCTTTGCTGCTTG GCTCAGCAGTCTGACCATCGGGGACTCGGAGCGCAAATCCTCTGCCACTCAGCAGAGGGAGCCACCACCTGACATCCCGCTGGAGACCACAG GTCCTGGTCTTGTCCAGAGATGTGTGGTCGTGCAGAAGGACCAGCTCGGTTTCGGCTTTAcagtgtgtggagagagagtcAAGCTCGTGCAGAATGTCCGACCAG GGGGCGCAGCGGTCAAGGCCGGAGTCCAAGAAGGGGATCGTATCATAAAG GTGAACGGCTCGTTGGTGTCGTCCATGTCCCATCAGGAGGTGGTGAAGCTCATCAAAT CTGGGCCGTATGTAGCTCTGACACTACAAGGACCTCCGCCATCAGCTGCCTCCTTGCCCTTGGAGCCCCTCCACACTGACCTCACCCCCAATCACAGAACGTCTCTAGGCGGGGAggctcccccccctccacctccgccCCTGCCCTCTGGACTGAGCAGCAACCCTTCCCAAAGAATCACTGGACCCAAACCACTACAG gaCCCAGAAGTACAAAAACACGCCACTCAGATACTCAGGAAAATGCTGGAGCAGGAAGAAGCTGAACTGCAG GACTTGATGGAGGAGCACTCGAGGAGCCCGTCTGCGGCACTGGAGGAGCGGATTGAGAGTGCCAAGAGGAGAGCTCACCAAGTCAGGGTCAAGATCCAGCAAGATGTG GAGGGAACACGATCGGAATCTATCGCGAGTTATGTCATAGCAGGAGAAG GTCGACAATCAGTGGACGTGAGCGAAGGAGACGTGGAG GCCTTTGAGAGTCCCCACTCCTCCCCCTCATCCTCCTTCAGGACCCCCCTCCACCGACGACAGAGCTCCGACACTCACACCCTCTCTGATTCG ggtGGAAAGGCCCAGATCATCGGccctgaggaagaggatgaagaagatgatggcTATGCATTTAATGAG ATGGACGGTCCATTCCAGGACATTGAGTTGTTGAAATCTCGACCAGCTCACATGACAGTGTTCATGAGATACGTCTTCACCCAGCTGCTGGACCCCAACCCACTG CTGTTTTACCTGTCGGTGGAGGCCTACCTGGGCTCCAGTCCTAAAGATGCCCGCGCACTTGCACCTCAGATCTGCTCCCATTTCCTGGACCCGGACGCT CCGCTGAAAATCAAAGTACGGGAGGAGTTTCTCACAGATATCG AGAGTCGGCTACATGctcaggaggacatcagaggacCTCTGTccgagctgcagcagctggtgctGCCTGACATTCAGGACCAGATACAGGACTACAG GAACAAGCAGATGATGGGTCTTGGCTCGCTGTTTGGAGAAGGAGACCTGCAGCACCTGGACGGAGACCCCGCCAAAGAGAGACAGGTGGTGGACAGACAGGTCACCGCCCTCTGGGAGATACT ATCGAAGCACGAAGAAGACAGAAG TTCTCCTCTGGCATCAGCGGTCCTCCTCTACCTGCGTCACTCTGGTATCAAGCTAAGAGACTCCAAGGTGTTCCCGGGTCTGAGtacagagaaggagaagtggCTCGCCTTCTTGAAGACGAAAAAG CTGAGTGGAAccaagaaggaaaaagaaaaagatggagaggaTAAGAAGAGAAATCCCATCCTGAAGTACATCGGCAAACCCCGCTCCACATCCCAGTcca CATTCCATGTCCCGTTGTCACCCAATGAAG TCCGTCCTGGCAGTGTGAGGAACATCATTCAGCAGTTTGAGAATCACACGGAGAcgacaggagaggagggaggtgacgCTGCTGACACCCCAAggctctcctccagcagcctgGGAGAAGACAGCATGGACAG CCCGACGGTCTCAGTGCGTCTGGCACGCAGCGAGTCGCTGAAGGCTCAGGGAGAAGGCCGTCGGCGGGGTGTTGCCTCTGCAACAGAGTCGGTCCCCCGCTCACGTAGCGATGTGGACATGGAGGACTGTGGAGAGGAGCGGGAGGGGCCGGGCCTCAGGCCGCTGCAGCACAGCGCCTCGTCATCTGCGTCCAGCAGCTCTGCACG GTCTCTAGAGAACCCTACACCCCCATACACCCCTCGGTCTAGACGCAG GAGCGTGGACTCACCACTGGCCCTGCTACCGGACGCCGCGGCGTTGGAAGAGGAGGTGTGTGACGGTCAGAACTGGCAGGACACGGTGTCTCCTCAGCTCCTCGCCAGGCTCAGCCCAAAGGAAGTGGACAGACAGGCTGTTATATATG AGCTGTTCACCACAGAGGCGTCCCACCTGCGGACCTTGAGGGTCCTGGACCAGGTCTTTTTCCAGAAGATGAGGTCTGTCCTGAACTCTGATGAGCTGGCCTGCATCTTCCCCAACCTGCCTCAGGTCTACGAGCTCCACG CAAGTCTGTGCGAGGCGATGAAGAAGCGAAGAGAAGCTCCCATCGTTCAGGACATCGGGGACGTCATGCTGGCCAGG TTTGAAGGTGCGGCTGGAGACGAGTTCCAGGAGCAGGCGTCGCagctgtgcagtcagcagtctCAGGCTGTGGAGCTCATCAAGAACAAGAAGCGCAAAGACCCTCGCTTCGCTCACATCatccag GAGTGTGAGGCGAGTCCACACTGTCGGAGGCTGCAGCTCAAAGACCTGCTGGTTTCAGAGATGCAGAGAATCACCAAGTACCCTCTGCTGCTGGACAACATCATGAAACACACCGAGG CCGGTTCTTCAGACCTCCCCTCACTACAGCGTGCCCAGGCTTGTTGCCGAGGAATACTGCAGGTCGTCAATGAGGTCGTCGGGGAAACCGAACACAGGCAACGTCTCAGCCAATACCAACGCAGACTGGACGCTGCCCCTCAATTCAAG AGTTTGGACCTGACCACAAAGAGAATGATCCATGAAGGTCCTCTCACCTGGAAAGTGAGCAAAGATAAGCAGATAG AGATCCAAgcgctgctgctgtcagactgCCTGGTCCTTCTGCAGAGGGGCCCAGACGACCGGCTGCAGCTGCGATATCCATCCCGCTGGCTGGGTGGGGGCAGCGTCGGAGGCAGCGGAGACAGCAAGACGTCCTTCAGCCCCGTGGTGAAGCTGGACTCGCTGCTGGTCCGCCCAGTAGCCACAG ACAACAAAGCGCTCTACATCATCAGCACCACCGAGCGGCAGATCTACGAGCTGGTGGCTGGGACGTCATCAGAGAAAAACAC ATGGAAAGATTTACTTGAAAAGACTGTCTCATCGGCCGATGGCTCGTCACCTCTGATCAATCATGGGTGTATTCCGATACC ttCTCCCAGTACACGCAGTGCATCCCCAGTTTCAACCAGCAGCAATGTCTATGCAG ACAACTCATTGACGGAGCAGTCCGTTTCCATGGAGACTCATTCCTCCAATGACATGGCGCTCTCTGACAACACACCCATGGACCAATCGGGAGCTTTCATCTGTGGTGAAAGACGAACAGTTTGTGTGGCCGAGGCCGCTTTACAGGACG TTGAAACACTGCGGCGGCTCATAATAAGAGACCTcgaggaggatggatggagccaTGACTCGGATGACACACCCACCAACGAGACGGCCAATGAGGGGAGCTCACTCAGTGAAAGGCAGCGACCGGAATCTTTGGAGACCATCCTGAACTTCAGCACCAGCGACTGGGAGGCCGAACCTGAAGAGGTTCCACCCTCAGACGCTGACCCGCCCTGCGTCCAGGTCGTACGGACAG CTGTGGTTGCGGGTCctcccccttcttcttcttctgtccctGATGGCATCACTGATGATGTCGCCCTCCCTTCCGACCAATCGTCCAAGCTGAGAGGCGAAGCTTCTACGCAGG GGAACACTTTCTACTTGGTCATGCCGACAGAGCTGGGAGAGAGCGTCTCCGACGACCTCATCGACCCCCCCGCCGCCTGCCACTTCCCTCAGCCTCGGGAGGAGGTGACGTCACCGCAGATgcagccggaggaggaggaagcgcCAGCCTGTGGTCCGGAGCCCAACCAATCGGAGGCTACGCGACAGGAACAGGAAGACGAAACGGGTCCATCGCAGGCCGGGCACCAGAGTAACGTGATCAAAAACGTGGACGAGATTTTCCACACGATCGAGGGGTTAATGAGCAAGTTGCGTCACCTGAAG GAAATAGAAAAGGATCATCACAAGCTTTTGAAAACCATCACTGAGCTGTCTGTCAATCAGGAGTCAGAGGACCAGCAGTGTCACTCGGCAACTGTCTCCAGGACGCCATCGCTGGATCGCGGCTCGGGAGACG TAAAAGAAGTTAGTGCTGCAGAACCCAAGATTCAGTCGACTGGATTCTGA
- the arhgef11 gene encoding rho guanine nucleotide exchange factor 11 isoform X1, which translates to MSLRQPTSTLDSPFAAWLSSLTIGDSERKSSATQQREPPPDIPLETTGPGLVQRCVVVQKDQLGFGFTVCGERVKLVQNVRPGGAAVKAGVQEGDRIIKVNGSLVSSMSHQEVVKLIKSGPYVALTLQGPPPSAASLPLEPLHTDLTPNHRTSLGGEAPPPPPPPLPSGLSSNPSQRITGPKPLQDPEVQKHATQILRKMLEQEEAELQDLMEEHSRSPSAALEERIESAKRRAHQVRVKIQQDVEGTRSESIASYVIAGEGRQSVDVSEGDVEAFESPHSSPSSSFRTPLHRRQSSDTHTLSDSGGKAQIIGPEEEDEEDDGYAFNEMDGPFQDIELLKSRPAHMTVFMRYVFTQLLDPNPLLFYLSVEAYLGSSPKDARALAPQICSHFLDPDAPLKIKVREEFLTDIESRLHAQEDIRGPLSELQQLVLPDIQDQIQDYRNKQMMGLGSLFGEGDLQHLDGDPAKERQVVDRQVTALWEILSKHEEDRSSPLASAVLLYLRHSGIKLRDSKVFPGLSTEKEKWLAFLKTKKLSGTKKEKEKDGEDKKRNPILKYIGKPRSTSQSTFHVPLSPNEVRPGSVRNIIQQFENHTETTGEEGGDAADTPRLSSSSLGEDSMDSSPTVSVRLARSESLKAQGEGRRRGVASATESVPRSRSDVDMEDCGEEREGPGLRPLQHSASSSASSSSARSLENPTPPYTPRSRRRSVDSPLALLPDAAALEEEVCDGQNWQDTVSPQLLARLSPKEVDRQAVIYELFTTEASHLRTLRVLDQVFFQKMRSVLNSDELACIFPNLPQVYELHASLCEAMKKRREAPIVQDIGDVMLARFEGAAGDEFQEQASQLCSQQSQAVELIKNKKRKDPRFAHIIQECEASPHCRRLQLKDLLVSEMQRITKYPLLLDNIMKHTEAGSSDLPSLQRAQACCRGILQVVNEVVGETEHRQRLSQYQRRLDAAPQFKSLDLTTKRMIHEGPLTWKVSKDKQIEIQALLLSDCLVLLQRGPDDRLQLRYPSRWLGGGSVGGSGDSKTSFSPVVKLDSLLVRPVATDNKALYIISTTERQIYELVAGTSSEKNTWKDLLEKTVSSADGSSPLINHGCIPIPSPSTRSASPVSTSSNVYADNSLTEQSVSMETHSSNDMALSDNTPMDQSGAFICGERRTVCVAEAALQDVETLRRLIIRDLEEDGWSHDSDDTPTNETANEGSSLSERQRPESLETILNFSTSDWEAEPEEVPPSDADPPCVQVVRTAVVAGPPPSSSSVPDGITDDVALPSDQSSKLRGEASTQGNTFYLVMPTELGESVSDDLIDPPAACHFPQPREEVTSPQMQPEEEEAPACGPEPNQSEATRQEQEDETGPSQAGHQSNVIKNVDEIFHTIEGLMSKLRHLKEIEKDHHKLLKTITELSVNQESEDQQCHSATVSRTPSLDRGSGDVKEVSAAEPKIQSTGF; encoded by the exons CCCCTTTGCTGCTTG GCTCAGCAGTCTGACCATCGGGGACTCGGAGCGCAAATCCTCTGCCACTCAGCAGAGGGAGCCACCACCTGACATCCCGCTGGAGACCACAG GTCCTGGTCTTGTCCAGAGATGTGTGGTCGTGCAGAAGGACCAGCTCGGTTTCGGCTTTAcagtgtgtggagagagagtcAAGCTCGTGCAGAATGTCCGACCAG GGGGCGCAGCGGTCAAGGCCGGAGTCCAAGAAGGGGATCGTATCATAAAG GTGAACGGCTCGTTGGTGTCGTCCATGTCCCATCAGGAGGTGGTGAAGCTCATCAAAT CTGGGCCGTATGTAGCTCTGACACTACAAGGACCTCCGCCATCAGCTGCCTCCTTGCCCTTGGAGCCCCTCCACACTGACCTCACCCCCAATCACAGAACGTCTCTAGGCGGGGAggctcccccccctccacctccgccCCTGCCCTCTGGACTGAGCAGCAACCCTTCCCAAAGAATCACTGGACCCAAACCACTACAG gaCCCAGAAGTACAAAAACACGCCACTCAGATACTCAGGAAAATGCTGGAGCAGGAAGAAGCTGAACTGCAG GACTTGATGGAGGAGCACTCGAGGAGCCCGTCTGCGGCACTGGAGGAGCGGATTGAGAGTGCCAAGAGGAGAGCTCACCAAGTCAGGGTCAAGATCCAGCAAGATGTG GAGGGAACACGATCGGAATCTATCGCGAGTTATGTCATAGCAGGAGAAG GTCGACAATCAGTGGACGTGAGCGAAGGAGACGTGGAG GCCTTTGAGAGTCCCCACTCCTCCCCCTCATCCTCCTTCAGGACCCCCCTCCACCGACGACAGAGCTCCGACACTCACACCCTCTCTGATTCG ggtGGAAAGGCCCAGATCATCGGccctgaggaagaggatgaagaagatgatggcTATGCATTTAATGAG ATGGACGGTCCATTCCAGGACATTGAGTTGTTGAAATCTCGACCAGCTCACATGACAGTGTTCATGAGATACGTCTTCACCCAGCTGCTGGACCCCAACCCACTG CTGTTTTACCTGTCGGTGGAGGCCTACCTGGGCTCCAGTCCTAAAGATGCCCGCGCACTTGCACCTCAGATCTGCTCCCATTTCCTGGACCCGGACGCT CCGCTGAAAATCAAAGTACGGGAGGAGTTTCTCACAGATATCG AGAGTCGGCTACATGctcaggaggacatcagaggacCTCTGTccgagctgcagcagctggtgctGCCTGACATTCAGGACCAGATACAGGACTACAG GAACAAGCAGATGATGGGTCTTGGCTCGCTGTTTGGAGAAGGAGACCTGCAGCACCTGGACGGAGACCCCGCCAAAGAGAGACAGGTGGTGGACAGACAGGTCACCGCCCTCTGGGAGATACT ATCGAAGCACGAAGAAGACAGAAG TTCTCCTCTGGCATCAGCGGTCCTCCTCTACCTGCGTCACTCTGGTATCAAGCTAAGAGACTCCAAGGTGTTCCCGGGTCTGAGtacagagaaggagaagtggCTCGCCTTCTTGAAGACGAAAAAG CTGAGTGGAAccaagaaggaaaaagaaaaagatggagaggaTAAGAAGAGAAATCCCATCCTGAAGTACATCGGCAAACCCCGCTCCACATCCCAGTcca CATTCCATGTCCCGTTGTCACCCAATGAAG TCCGTCCTGGCAGTGTGAGGAACATCATTCAGCAGTTTGAGAATCACACGGAGAcgacaggagaggagggaggtgacgCTGCTGACACCCCAAggctctcctccagcagcctgGGAGAAGACAGCATGGACAG CAGCCCGACGGTCTCAGTGCGTCTGGCACGCAGCGAGTCGCTGAAGGCTCAGGGAGAAGGCCGTCGGCGGGGTGTTGCCTCTGCAACAGAGTCGGTCCCCCGCTCACGTAGCGATGTGGACATGGAGGACTGTGGAGAGGAGCGGGAGGGGCCGGGCCTCAGGCCGCTGCAGCACAGCGCCTCGTCATCTGCGTCCAGCAGCTCTGCACG GTCTCTAGAGAACCCTACACCCCCATACACCCCTCGGTCTAGACGCAG GAGCGTGGACTCACCACTGGCCCTGCTACCGGACGCCGCGGCGTTGGAAGAGGAGGTGTGTGACGGTCAGAACTGGCAGGACACGGTGTCTCCTCAGCTCCTCGCCAGGCTCAGCCCAAAGGAAGTGGACAGACAGGCTGTTATATATG AGCTGTTCACCACAGAGGCGTCCCACCTGCGGACCTTGAGGGTCCTGGACCAGGTCTTTTTCCAGAAGATGAGGTCTGTCCTGAACTCTGATGAGCTGGCCTGCATCTTCCCCAACCTGCCTCAGGTCTACGAGCTCCACG CAAGTCTGTGCGAGGCGATGAAGAAGCGAAGAGAAGCTCCCATCGTTCAGGACATCGGGGACGTCATGCTGGCCAGG TTTGAAGGTGCGGCTGGAGACGAGTTCCAGGAGCAGGCGTCGCagctgtgcagtcagcagtctCAGGCTGTGGAGCTCATCAAGAACAAGAAGCGCAAAGACCCTCGCTTCGCTCACATCatccag GAGTGTGAGGCGAGTCCACACTGTCGGAGGCTGCAGCTCAAAGACCTGCTGGTTTCAGAGATGCAGAGAATCACCAAGTACCCTCTGCTGCTGGACAACATCATGAAACACACCGAGG CCGGTTCTTCAGACCTCCCCTCACTACAGCGTGCCCAGGCTTGTTGCCGAGGAATACTGCAGGTCGTCAATGAGGTCGTCGGGGAAACCGAACACAGGCAACGTCTCAGCCAATACCAACGCAGACTGGACGCTGCCCCTCAATTCAAG AGTTTGGACCTGACCACAAAGAGAATGATCCATGAAGGTCCTCTCACCTGGAAAGTGAGCAAAGATAAGCAGATAG AGATCCAAgcgctgctgctgtcagactgCCTGGTCCTTCTGCAGAGGGGCCCAGACGACCGGCTGCAGCTGCGATATCCATCCCGCTGGCTGGGTGGGGGCAGCGTCGGAGGCAGCGGAGACAGCAAGACGTCCTTCAGCCCCGTGGTGAAGCTGGACTCGCTGCTGGTCCGCCCAGTAGCCACAG ACAACAAAGCGCTCTACATCATCAGCACCACCGAGCGGCAGATCTACGAGCTGGTGGCTGGGACGTCATCAGAGAAAAACAC ATGGAAAGATTTACTTGAAAAGACTGTCTCATCGGCCGATGGCTCGTCACCTCTGATCAATCATGGGTGTATTCCGATACC ttCTCCCAGTACACGCAGTGCATCCCCAGTTTCAACCAGCAGCAATGTCTATGCAG ACAACTCATTGACGGAGCAGTCCGTTTCCATGGAGACTCATTCCTCCAATGACATGGCGCTCTCTGACAACACACCCATGGACCAATCGGGAGCTTTCATCTGTGGTGAAAGACGAACAGTTTGTGTGGCCGAGGCCGCTTTACAGGACG TTGAAACACTGCGGCGGCTCATAATAAGAGACCTcgaggaggatggatggagccaTGACTCGGATGACACACCCACCAACGAGACGGCCAATGAGGGGAGCTCACTCAGTGAAAGGCAGCGACCGGAATCTTTGGAGACCATCCTGAACTTCAGCACCAGCGACTGGGAGGCCGAACCTGAAGAGGTTCCACCCTCAGACGCTGACCCGCCCTGCGTCCAGGTCGTACGGACAG CTGTGGTTGCGGGTCctcccccttcttcttcttctgtccctGATGGCATCACTGATGATGTCGCCCTCCCTTCCGACCAATCGTCCAAGCTGAGAGGCGAAGCTTCTACGCAGG GGAACACTTTCTACTTGGTCATGCCGACAGAGCTGGGAGAGAGCGTCTCCGACGACCTCATCGACCCCCCCGCCGCCTGCCACTTCCCTCAGCCTCGGGAGGAGGTGACGTCACCGCAGATgcagccggaggaggaggaagcgcCAGCCTGTGGTCCGGAGCCCAACCAATCGGAGGCTACGCGACAGGAACAGGAAGACGAAACGGGTCCATCGCAGGCCGGGCACCAGAGTAACGTGATCAAAAACGTGGACGAGATTTTCCACACGATCGAGGGGTTAATGAGCAAGTTGCGTCACCTGAAG GAAATAGAAAAGGATCATCACAAGCTTTTGAAAACCATCACTGAGCTGTCTGTCAATCAGGAGTCAGAGGACCAGCAGTGTCACTCGGCAACTGTCTCCAGGACGCCATCGCTGGATCGCGGCTCGGGAGACG TAAAAGAAGTTAGTGCTGCAGAACCCAAGATTCAGTCGACTGGATTCTGA